The following proteins are co-located in the Pectinophora gossypiella chromosome 7, ilPecGoss1.1, whole genome shotgun sequence genome:
- the LOC126368286 gene encoding uncharacterized protein LOC126368286, giving the protein MTVSVSLSSCWQYFTTMEDLKLSNSPPMDQIVHSEYIYGWCNSTDLKFYTHVELNHIDIIGKPIVRGWIQVPQIPTCIRLRALAYEEDTFRSTAYPFQMCVPRITYCHQQIKFAFYYYEWYIPEFMEGGMNWDIFFFGPEKLYYM; this is encoded by the exons ATGACTGTTTCAGTTAGTTTATCCTCCTGCTGGCAATACTTTACTACTATGGAAGATTTAAAGTTGTCGAATTCTCCGCCTATGGACC AAATCGTTCACAGTGAATACATATATGGCTGGTGCAACAGCACTGATTTAAAATTCTACACTCATGTCGAATTAAATCACATAGACATCATAGGCAAACCCATAGTAAGG GGTTGGATCCAAGTCCCGCAAATACCAACTTGCATCAGACTTAGAGCTCTGGCATATGAGGAGGATACATTTCGATCCACCGCCTATCCCTTCCAAATGTGCGTACCCCGCATCACATATTGTCATCAACAGATAAAGTTTGCTTTCTATTATTATGAATGGTACATCCCTGAGTTTATGGAAGGCGGTATGAATTGGGACATATTCTTCTTTGGACCTGAAAAGCTATATTATATGTAA